CCCGGTGGCGATCACCACGTCTCCGTGGATCATCAGCGAGGTAATGCCCTGCGCCACCGTGGTCCACACCACGTCGCCCGTCTCGGCATCGAGGGCGTACAGGCCTCCGGTGTACGACGCGGCGTAGACCCGGCCCGAGGCATCCAGCACGGGCGAGGTGTCCACGTCCATGAACTGCCGGGTGCCCGCCTGTGCGAGCAACTTGTCCCAGCGCACGCCGCCATCGGCCAGGTCCAACGACACGAGCGAGCCGTCGGAGAAGCCCACCCAGGCCGTCTGACCCCGCACGGCCGGCGCGGACGTCCGGTGGATGGTGAAGCCCGCCGGAGGATCCCTCCGGTACAGCCACGCGAGCTCTCCCGTGGCGCGCTTCACCGCGAACAGCGTGTCGCTCTGCGAGGCCACCAGCACCAGATCGCCGGCGATCACCGGGACCGTCGCCAGTGCCTCTTCCGCCGCGTACCTCCACTTCAACTGACCCGTGCGCGCGTCCAGGGCGTGCAGTCCGCCGTCCGTGCCCGGCACGTACACCGTGCCGTCGTCCACCGTGGCGCCCGCGTAGAAGAGCGTGCCCACCTGGTAGCTCCAAGCCTCCTGGCCCCCGGCTCCGAGGCTGCGCACATACCC
Above is a window of Cystobacter fuscus DNA encoding:
- a CDS encoding PQQ-binding-like beta-propeller repeat protein, encoding MGGLGAVGLLGACQTVPVYGNPVTSAPVQPPRHYFSVDWWKPLVEPTLLEYAPREQARPAYDEQNERVIALTRDGYVRSLGAGGQEAWSYQVGTLFYAGATVDDGTVYVPGTDGGLHALDARTGQLKWRYAAEEALATVPVIAGDLVLVASQSDTLFAVKRATGELAWLYRRDPPAGFTIHRTSAPAVRGQTAWVGFSDGSLVSLDLADGGVRWDKLLAQAGTRQFMDVDTSPVLDASGRVYAASYTGGLYALDAETGDVVWTTVAQGITSLMIHGDVVIATGDDRLDAYLADNGKLIWSRTLEERAGLETVLVKGMLLVPAQRSLLFVDPRTGHSRIAWNPGKGISAPPRVVGSKAYVLSNNGYLYALRLDGRSG